In Sporichthyaceae bacterium, a genomic segment contains:
- a CDS encoding DUF6113 family protein: MKRPTATPAAPAWHALFAKSEGVADWVARAGLPRVIAVSVGVALLGFVVAVAGAFEHAEKAPVGLLVSLLAEGSVAFAAGVHTRSRFGAALPVLAWVAATLLGATERPEGDLVIPADSLGYAYLLGGLVLLGLLTLLPYGGSLLPDR, translated from the coding sequence GTGAAACGACCGACCGCGACGCCGGCCGCCCCGGCCTGGCACGCGCTGTTCGCCAAATCCGAGGGTGTGGCCGATTGGGTGGCCCGTGCGGGTCTGCCCCGGGTGATCGCGGTGTCCGTCGGTGTGGCCCTGCTCGGCTTCGTCGTCGCGGTGGCCGGTGCGTTCGAGCACGCCGAGAAGGCGCCGGTGGGACTCCTCGTCTCGCTGCTCGCCGAAGGCTCGGTGGCCTTCGCCGCCGGGGTGCACACCCGCAGCCGGTTCGGTGCCGCACTGCCCGTGCTCGCCTGGGTGGCCGCCACCCTGCTCGGGGCCACCGAACGCCCGGAGGGTGACCTGGTCATCCCGGCCGATTCGCTCGGATATGCCTACCTGCTGGGCGGTTTGGTGCTGTTGGGACTGTTGACCCTGCTGCCATATGGCGGATCTCTCCTCCCCGACCGGTAG